From the Ancylothrix sp. D3o genome, one window contains:
- a CDS encoding glycosyltransferase, whose amino-acid sequence MNQKTSPIPNYQFPFSDLLLLFFWVIIGAGLRFSHLAGKPPWTDEFATLIAMLGRSFKTTPLNQAISIETLLTPLKLLPEAPLNNVVNYITGEDVHPPLYFVLAHIWAYLFPPSSEYISIWIARSFPAILGVLSIPAMYFFGRLAFRSNLVGQLAAAFMAVSPYGIFLSQEARHYSISNLWVIASLCCLIKAIQSILKNNKIPAWLSLTWVLINTLGMATHFFFALTLIAETSVLFLLLLAPRLPFFKTNKVCQKLPQLPFANLSSFYAVIIGTIAGSLVWVPLWIRISTDEQTQWIRGDGSFNILSLINPIVQALAAWITMLSLLPVESPNLFILIISGLIMLIFFIWALPILWRGIKKQLCNINQLYTYILITFILSAMAEFFLISYVLGIDITRGARYNFVYFPAVILLIAASLATCWKNEISSLSHPQQSVVIIWIMAFLSAITVVSNLGYQKYYRPDLFVPIIEQNTTPNATVLIATNHQTLVQVGEMMGLAWEFKKHSPNTKPQFLLAHEKTIPCQENTCKSPKTLQQTLAKLPRPLDLWLVNFEVPVNLKAQNCTQKIGKWPYINGYGYQLYHCKR is encoded by the coding sequence ATGAATCAAAAAACCTCACCAATTCCAAATTATCAATTCCCATTTTCAGATTTATTACTGCTATTCTTTTGGGTGATAATTGGTGCCGGCCTGCGATTTTCCCACCTGGCCGGTAAACCTCCTTGGACAGATGAATTTGCCACCCTCATAGCCATGTTAGGGCGTTCCTTTAAAACAACGCCCCTCAATCAAGCAATTTCAATAGAAACCTTATTAACCCCCTTAAAATTGCTGCCAGAAGCACCTCTAAACAATGTCGTAAATTACATCACTGGCGAAGATGTACATCCCCCCCTCTATTTCGTTTTAGCTCATATTTGGGCATACTTATTCCCCCCATCTTCTGAATACATTTCCATCTGGATAGCGCGTTCTTTTCCGGCCATTTTGGGCGTGCTTTCTATCCCCGCGATGTATTTTTTTGGTCGGCTTGCTTTTCGCTCAAATTTAGTCGGACAATTAGCCGCCGCCTTCATGGCAGTTTCTCCCTACGGCATTTTTCTCTCTCAAGAAGCCCGCCACTATAGTATCAGTAACTTGTGGGTTATCGCCTCCCTTTGTTGTTTAATTAAAGCCATACAAAGCATCCTTAAAAATAACAAAATACCCGCCTGGTTATCCCTAACTTGGGTACTCATAAATACCCTGGGAATGGCTACTCATTTCTTTTTTGCCCTCACCTTAATTGCCGAAACAAGCGTTTTATTTTTATTACTACTCGCCCCCAGATTACCCTTCTTCAAGACTAATAAAGTTTGTCAAAAGTTACCTCAATTACCTTTTGCTAATCTCTCATCATTTTATGCAGTTATAATCGGCACTATAGCTGGATCATTAGTTTGGGTACCGCTTTGGATAAGAATTTCTACAGATGAGCAAACCCAATGGATACGCGGCGACGGTAGCTTTAATATATTAAGCCTAATTAACCCAATTGTTCAAGCCTTAGCTGCTTGGATAACCATGCTTTCATTATTGCCGGTGGAATCTCCCAACCTTTTCATCCTCATAATTTCTGGCTTAATCATGCTCATATTTTTTATTTGGGCTTTACCGATTTTGTGGCGCGGCATCAAAAAACAACTTTGCAACATCAACCAACTTTACACCTACATATTAATCACCTTTATTCTCAGCGCTATGGCGGAATTTTTCCTCATTAGTTACGTTTTGGGCATCGATATTACACGCGGTGCCCGATACAACTTTGTTTACTTTCCCGCCGTAATTCTCCTCATTGCAGCCAGCCTTGCAACTTGTTGGAAAAACGAAATTTCCTCGCTTTCTCATCCCCAACAATCAGTAGTAATCATTTGGATAATGGCATTTCTCAGCGCCATCACCGTCGTCTCAAATCTTGGCTACCAAAAATATTATCGTCCCGATTTATTCGTTCCCATTATTGAACAAAACACCACTCCAAACGCCACAGTTTTAATCGCCACCAACCATCAAACTTTAGTACAAGTTGGAGAAATGATGGGTTTAGCTTGGGAATTTAAAAAACATTCCCCAAACACAAAACCCCAATTTCTCCTAGCCCATGAAAAAACTATACCTTGTCAAGAAAACACTTGCAAAAGCCCAAAAACTTTGCAACAAACCCTCGCCAAACTTCCCCGACCTTTAGATTTATGGCTTGTAAACTTTGAAGTGCCGGTTAATTTAAAAGCTCAAAACTGCACCCAAAAAATCGGCAAATGGCCTTATATTAACGGCTATGGCTACCAACTTTATCACTGCAAACGTTAA
- a CDS encoding iron-containing redox enzyme family protein, which yields MTNTEVLFLNTELEIPGLPVKPPTPPNYEKAEQQFISLLEMEDLDNKVTEQSALISDFENSIDYAIQAAYQPPLCEEAAHLFLMRILYQINRLNLFWYDDLQNYKNERSLYLRKIRDQIEEPWQAWELSQMDVESIKKLDVKQALIERYEYDLNPPLSQESRFMRERMSLTGYRHLLSIASFDGLVEASRLSRIIGGAANEVQATLTRVLFEEYGGGRLQRKHSTFFAQMLADLGLHTEPEAYFNIVPADILASINHNFLLTERKRHFLRYNGGLTYFEIAGPAIYQTYLVAAQRLGLSQAAMGYWELHIKEDERHGQWMLENVALPLAEMYPNDAWELVLGYDQEKQIGERAAKAVVLSIQDAEMAASST from the coding sequence ATGACGAACACAGAAGTTTTATTTCTAAACACTGAATTAGAAATACCAGGGCTGCCAGTAAAGCCACCAACACCTCCCAATTACGAAAAAGCAGAGCAGCAATTTATAAGCCTGTTAGAAATGGAGGACTTAGACAACAAAGTCACCGAACAAAGCGCCCTTATAAGTGACTTTGAAAACAGCATCGATTATGCCATTCAAGCCGCTTATCAGCCGCCGCTTTGTGAAGAAGCAGCGCACCTTTTTTTAATGCGGATATTATACCAAATCAACCGGCTTAACCTCTTTTGGTATGACGATTTGCAGAACTACAAAAACGAACGCTCCCTCTATTTACGAAAAATCCGTGACCAAATCGAGGAACCTTGGCAAGCCTGGGAATTATCCCAAATGGATGTCGAATCAATCAAAAAACTCGATGTCAAACAAGCCTTAATTGAACGCTACGAATATGACTTAAACCCACCCCTCAGCCAAGAAAGCCGGTTTATGCGTGAACGCATGAGTTTAACCGGCTATCGGCATCTTTTATCTATCGCCTCCTTTGACGGTTTAGTTGAAGCAAGCCGGCTATCTCGGATCATCGGCGGCGCCGCTAACGAAGTCCAAGCAACCCTTACCCGCGTACTTTTTGAAGAATATGGCGGCGGTCGTCTGCAACGCAAGCACTCCACCTTTTTTGCACAAATGTTAGCCGATCTCGGACTACATACCGAACCAGAAGCTTATTTTAATATCGTGCCGGCAGACATCCTCGCCTCGATTAATCACAACTTCTTACTTACCGAAAGAAAACGCCATTTTCTCCGCTACAATGGCGGTCTTACTTACTTTGAAATAGCCGGCCCCGCCATTTACCAAACCTACCTCGTAGCCGCCCAACGTCTCGGACTATCTCAAGCAGCAATGGGCTACTGGGAACTACACATCAAAGAAGATGAACGTCATGGACAATGGATGCTTGAAAATGTCGCCCTTCCCCTAGCCGAAATGTATCCAAATGACGCTTGGGAATTAGTGCTGGGATACGACCAAGAAAAACAAATTGGCGAACGGGCCGCTAAAGCCGTAGTCCTCTCAATTCAAGACGCAGAAATGGCAGCATCTTCCACTTAA
- a CDS encoding methyltransferase — MFVSTTASKDVFFCPEESDFYAYCMESLVLNTCGNSQSIVEFGSGDGMPIIKALSKTNFTGRVHGYELNKLACEVAKAKIAKAGLSHQYILHNQCLFESIKPPADYLVSNPPYLPASDNKLYQPLLHGGTDGITVTKKLLDLGYKNVMVLAASYSNPVGLIEDAKSKGYLVANFTISPLPFGEYSSEAKVRNQIAEMRQNNQAFYSERLYLLAGVLFTKQRKGVVDVSRELLHLLTAL, encoded by the coding sequence ATGTTTGTCTCAACAACAGCCTCAAAGGATGTTTTCTTTTGTCCAGAAGAGTCAGATTTTTATGCTTATTGTATGGAGTCTTTAGTTTTAAATACTTGTGGGAATTCTCAGTCTATTGTTGAATTTGGATCTGGGGATGGAATGCCGATAATTAAGGCGTTGTCCAAAACAAATTTTACGGGCCGAGTTCACGGCTATGAGTTAAATAAGCTTGCTTGTGAGGTGGCAAAGGCAAAAATTGCTAAGGCGGGTTTGAGTCATCAATATATTCTTCATAATCAGTGTTTATTTGAGTCTATAAAGCCGCCGGCGGATTATTTGGTTTCAAATCCTCCTTATTTGCCGGCTAGTGATAATAAGCTTTATCAACCGTTATTACATGGGGGAACTGATGGCATTACGGTTACAAAAAAATTGCTTGATTTGGGTTATAAAAATGTGATGGTTTTGGCTGCGAGTTATTCTAACCCAGTTGGTTTGATTGAGGATGCGAAATCAAAGGGTTATTTGGTTGCTAATTTTACAATTTCGCCTTTGCCATTTGGGGAATATAGTTCGGAAGCAAAGGTGAGAAATCAAATTGCAGAAATGCGCCAAAATAATCAGGCTTTTTATTCTGAACGGCTTTATTTATTGGCTGGTGTTTTGTTTACGAAGCAGCGTAAAGGTGTGGTGGATGTTTCTCGTGAGTTGCTGCATCTTTTGACCGCTTTATAA
- a CDS encoding DUF3318 domain-containing protein, translating to MDQDSEIQRLLDLLPASSRMRTKIVNSKQQKVVIETKFPMPWAAERPILINFDLWRELPGQQRDLLLLRSAIWLSQIRWLKFDLYQGLIVAGIVGTLVELVQADVVGTIVGGGLSVVAGGQIWRSNRSSQVELQADEEAIRVAQRRGYSPTDAASFLLKAIESVAIIEGRSALNFTELIRCQNLRMLAGLSSVDVPDSLKR from the coding sequence ATTGATCAAGACTCAGAAATTCAAAGATTATTAGATTTATTACCGGCTTCAAGTCGAATGCGGACAAAAATTGTTAATTCCAAGCAGCAAAAGGTGGTCATTGAAACGAAATTTCCGATGCCTTGGGCGGCGGAAAGACCAATTTTAATTAATTTCGATTTGTGGCGGGAATTGCCAGGGCAACAAAGGGATTTATTGTTGTTGCGAAGTGCAATTTGGTTGAGTCAAATACGCTGGTTAAAGTTTGATTTGTATCAGGGATTAATTGTTGCCGGTATTGTGGGGACTTTGGTGGAATTGGTACAAGCGGATGTGGTGGGTACTATTGTTGGGGGGGGGTTGAGTGTGGTTGCCGGTGGGCAAATTTGGCGGTCTAATCGCAGTTCTCAAGTGGAATTGCAGGCGGATGAAGAGGCAATTCGGGTGGCGCAAAGACGGGGTTATTCGCCAACGGATGCGGCCAGTTTTTTGTTGAAAGCAATTGAAAGTGTGGCAATAATTGAGGGGCGATCTGCGTTGAATTTTACGGAGTTAATTCGCTGTCAAAATTTGCGGATGCTGGCGGGTTTGTCTTCGGTTGATGTCCCTGATTCTCTGAAGCGCTAA
- a CDS encoding NupC/NupG family nucleoside CNT transporter: MPPLMYNLISFLGIFGLCAIAWLFSEHRRIIPWRVIISGIALQLILGAFVFRVPITRDLLQGFSSLLDGVFLAADTGANFVFGSNIVPLPTRPAAVNLGYIFAFRALPTVVFFSGLMALLENIGVIQVITNVFAKVFYKVMGLSGAEALSGAANIFVGIEAAIVVKPYLPKMTRSELCAILACCFGTAASSTLAIYVSYLRPVFPNILGHLVSASIMAIPACFVLSKILVPETETPVTAGGIPEEEKITKRRSKDYTGTDFDGEDLEEKEELMAKETAMGEPIQRVSPLDAAILGALEGVKMAVSIAAVLILIVGLVSLINQIFAALAALPAPIGSIFKLLTLANIQGALFYPLTLLTGVPFEESWIASVIIGRRLLETAIPPYQALAEAAKNGLVSERTVLIVSYALSGFAHLASVGIFVGGTIALIPSRRKDISELGWKALFIGTLATLMIACIAGVYDNGDASILGQKAAPVQQEQTTPPPPPVATPAATPKATPEANKTPKVPVKR, translated from the coding sequence ATGCCTCCTTTGATGTATAACCTTATCTCGTTTCTCGGCATTTTTGGTTTGTGCGCGATTGCATGGTTGTTTTCTGAACACCGGCGCATTATTCCCTGGCGTGTGATTATTTCGGGTATTGCTTTGCAATTAATTTTAGGGGCTTTTGTTTTTCGGGTTCCAATTACGCGAGATTTGTTGCAAGGTTTTAGTAGTTTGCTGGATGGTGTGTTTTTGGCAGCAGATACGGGTGCTAATTTTGTTTTTGGTAGCAATATTGTGCCGTTACCAACCAGGCCGGCTGCTGTGAATTTAGGTTATATTTTTGCGTTTCGGGCGTTGCCGACGGTGGTTTTCTTTTCTGGTTTAATGGCTTTGCTAGAAAATATTGGGGTGATTCAAGTAATTACCAATGTTTTCGCTAAGGTTTTTTATAAAGTTATGGGTTTAAGTGGGGCAGAAGCGCTGAGTGGGGCGGCGAATATTTTTGTGGGAATTGAGGCGGCAATTGTGGTGAAACCTTATTTGCCGAAGATGACTCGCAGCGAACTTTGTGCGATTTTGGCTTGTTGTTTTGGGACGGCGGCTTCTTCGACTTTGGCAATTTATGTTAGTTATTTGAGGCCGGTGTTTCCAAATATTTTAGGGCATTTGGTGTCGGCTTCTATTATGGCGATACCGGCTTGTTTTGTGTTGTCAAAAATTTTGGTGCCTGAAACAGAAACGCCGGTAACGGCTGGGGGAATTCCTGAAGAGGAAAAAATTACGAAACGCCGATCAAAAGATTACACCGGCACAGATTTTGATGGGGAAGATTTAGAAGAAAAAGAAGAACTGATGGCAAAAGAAACGGCTATGGGTGAACCGATTCAGCGAGTGAGTCCTTTGGATGCTGCCATTTTGGGGGCTTTGGAAGGGGTAAAAATGGCGGTTTCGATAGCGGCGGTGTTGATTTTGATTGTGGGGTTGGTTTCTTTAATTAATCAAATTTTTGCGGCTTTGGCGGCGTTGCCGGCACCGATAGGGAGTATTTTTAAATTGCTGACTTTAGCAAATATTCAAGGGGCGTTATTTTATCCTTTGACTTTGTTAACGGGTGTGCCTTTTGAGGAGTCTTGGATCGCTTCAGTGATTATTGGCCGCCGGCTTTTAGAAACGGCAATTCCGCCTTATCAAGCATTAGCAGAAGCTGCTAAAAATGGGTTGGTGAGTGAGAGAACAGTTTTGATTGTGAGTTATGCGCTTTCTGGGTTTGCTCATTTGGCTTCGGTGGGTATTTTTGTGGGTGGTACAATTGCTTTAATTCCGTCTCGACGTAAGGATATTTCTGAGTTGGGTTGGAAGGCTTTATTTATTGGGACTTTGGCAACTTTGATGATTGCTTGTATTGCGGGGGTTTATGATAATGGTGATGCGAGTATTTTAGGGCAGAAAGCGGCGCCGGTGCAGCAAGAACAAACTACGCCGCCACCGCCACCGGTAGCAACACCGGCAGCAACACCAAAAGCAACGCCTGAAGCGAATAAAACGCCAAAAGTGCCGGTGAAAAGGTGA
- a CDS encoding PAS domain S-box protein yields the protein MVNVKKITELRTKRIKAVEGGYTKEQKAFITKEFVEGQKVQSGSNLVDSLRQALDFYQMKQELRNSQQELQVLDERFRNVIDKNADSIIIVDEGGRICFANPASELLLNCSVSEVLGKELFGKFVIENSSYDMNTDILPMGKDAANAKMRVVQLQVDIQPWYGEKAIAEMRVVETKWEGKLAFLVLLRDVTERKLALDALRRERDFTKTLVEASPAFFMALTAEKKILMINEAMLGALGYTLEEVENQDYLSMLVGSGERVKVCEEFERLIKFKEKVSGETHILAKDGKLLLVEWHSRPVFRVDGELDFILAMGIDITERKKAEIALKESEARLREQTEYLQKTLYELQRTQAQLVQTEKMSCLGQMVAGIAHEINNPVNFIYANLCHANKYMKDLLELVNVYQQHYPKPNSEILEKIEEIDFEFLREDFPKLLGSMAVGAERIGDIVLNLRNFSRMDEAEMKPVNIHDGIDSTLMILQNRLKAKGSLGEIKVVKEYGGLPLVECYAGALNQVFMNILANGIDALEERQRECHKNQENRGSFRNDEREIYVPQIEISTSLKDDKFVKIRIADNGMGMSEEVRKRLFDLFFTTKPVGKGTGLGMSISYQIVVEKHGGNLMCNSAPGEGAEFVIEIPISPKFRGNC from the coding sequence ATGGTTAATGTTAAGAAAATTACGGAATTGAGAACAAAGCGAATCAAGGCGGTTGAGGGAGGCTACACGAAGGAGCAAAAGGCTTTCATCACCAAGGAATTTGTAGAGGGGCAAAAGGTACAATCTGGTAGTAATTTGGTGGATTCTCTGCGTCAGGCGTTGGATTTTTATCAGATGAAGCAGGAATTGCGAAACTCTCAGCAAGAGTTGCAAGTGCTGGACGAGAGATTTCGGAATGTTATTGATAAAAATGCTGATAGTATTATTATTGTTGATGAGGGGGGGAGAATTTGTTTTGCAAATCCGGCCTCAGAATTGCTGTTGAATTGTTCAGTTAGTGAAGTTTTAGGGAAAGAATTATTTGGAAAGTTTGTGATAGAAAATAGTTCTTATGATATGAATACAGATATTTTGCCGATGGGGAAGGATGCGGCAAATGCAAAAATGCGGGTGGTGCAATTGCAAGTGGATATTCAGCCCTGGTATGGGGAAAAAGCGATAGCGGAAATGCGGGTGGTGGAGACTAAATGGGAGGGAAAACTTGCGTTTTTGGTGCTTTTGCGGGATGTAACGGAGCGAAAATTGGCGCTGGATGCTTTGCGGCGAGAAAGAGATTTTACTAAGACGTTGGTGGAGGCTTCACCGGCTTTTTTTATGGCGCTGACAGCAGAGAAAAAAATTTTGATGATTAATGAAGCGATGCTAGGGGCGTTGGGTTACACACTGGAGGAAGTAGAAAATCAAGATTATTTATCGATGTTGGTGGGAAGTGGGGAAAGGGTGAAAGTTTGTGAGGAGTTTGAGCGTTTAATAAAGTTTAAAGAAAAAGTTTCTGGGGAAACGCATATTCTGGCTAAAGATGGCAAGTTACTGTTGGTGGAATGGCACAGCAGGCCGGTTTTTCGAGTAGACGGGGAATTGGATTTTATTTTGGCGATGGGTATTGATATTACGGAAAGGAAGAAAGCAGAAATTGCTTTGAAAGAAAGTGAAGCGCGGTTGAGAGAGCAGACGGAATATTTACAAAAAACGCTTTATGAGTTGCAGCGAACGCAGGCGCAATTGGTGCAAACAGAAAAAATGTCATGTTTGGGACAAATGGTGGCGGGGATAGCGCATGAAATTAATAATCCGGTGAATTTTATTTATGCAAATCTCTGTCATGCAAACAAGTATATGAAAGATTTATTGGAACTTGTGAATGTTTATCAGCAGCACTATCCAAAACCAAATTCTGAAATTTTAGAGAAGATAGAAGAGATTGATTTTGAGTTTTTGAGGGAGGATTTTCCGAAATTACTGGGTTCGATGGCGGTGGGGGCTGAGAGAATTGGCGATATTGTGTTAAATTTGCGGAATTTTTCACGGATGGATGAGGCGGAAATGAAGCCGGTAAATATTCACGATGGTATTGATAGTACATTGATGATTTTGCAGAACCGGCTGAAGGCAAAAGGCAGTTTGGGGGAAATTAAGGTGGTGAAAGAATATGGGGGGTTGCCGTTGGTGGAGTGTTATGCCGGTGCCCTGAATCAAGTGTTTATGAATATTTTGGCAAATGGAATTGATGCGCTGGAGGAAAGGCAAAGAGAGTGCCATAAAAATCAAGAAAACCGAGGAAGTTTCAGAAATGATGAGCGAGAAATTTACGTTCCTCAAATTGAAATTTCCACGAGTTTGAAAGATGACAAATTTGTGAAAATCCGAATTGCTGATAATGGAATGGGGATGAGTGAGGAAGTGAGAAAGCGGTTATTTGATTTGTTTTTTACGACGAAGCCGGTGGGGAAAGGTACGGGTTTGGGGATGTCGATTAGTTATCAAATTGTGGTGGAAAAACACGGAGGAAATTTGATGTGTAATTCGGCACCGGGAGAGGGGGCTGAATTTGTGATTGAGATTCCAATTTCGCCGAAATTCCGGGGTAATTGTTAA
- a CDS encoding DUF1350 family protein, producing the protein MDDWQEVAGNWVLIPPRPTGIVHFLGGAFVATAPQLTYRWLLEQLHQQGYAIVATPFINTLDHTAIARDVLWSFEQTLNRLQSTRLIRKQYLPIYGVGHSMGCKLHLLIGSLFDIERAGNILISFNNYPASRAIPLLEQVSPFVSVEFTPSPKETDTIISKGYQVRRNLLVKFTNDDIDQTLTLNQLLQAKFPGMVSLQTITGTHVTPLGQDVSWPVGQVFTPIDAIGQWFKQEAYRDLNKLKQEICRWLNPLGSI; encoded by the coding sequence ATGGACGACTGGCAGGAAGTAGCAGGCAATTGGGTTTTAATTCCCCCACGCCCCACCGGCATCGTACACTTTCTCGGCGGTGCCTTCGTAGCCACCGCCCCCCAACTCACTTATCGCTGGTTACTCGAACAACTTCATCAACAAGGCTACGCCATCGTCGCCACCCCATTCATCAACACCCTTGATCACACCGCCATCGCCCGCGACGTCCTCTGGAGTTTCGAGCAAACCCTCAACCGGCTCCAATCAACCCGCCTCATCCGCAAACAATACCTCCCCATCTATGGCGTAGGGCACAGCATGGGCTGCAAACTGCACCTCCTCATCGGCAGCTTATTTGACATCGAACGCGCCGGCAATATCCTCATTTCCTTTAACAACTACCCCGCCTCCCGCGCCATCCCCCTCCTCGAACAAGTCTCCCCCTTCGTCTCCGTCGAGTTCACCCCATCCCCCAAAGAAACCGACACCATCATCTCCAAAGGCTACCAAGTCCGCCGCAACCTCCTCGTCAAATTTACCAACGACGACATCGACCAAACTCTCACCCTCAACCAACTCCTGCAAGCCAAATTTCCAGGGATGGTATCGTTACAAACCATCACCGGCACCCACGTCACCCCCTTGGGTCAAGATGTAAGCTGGCCGGTCGGTCAAGTTTTCACCCCCATCGACGCCATTGGCCAATGGTTCAAACAAGAAGCCTACCGCGACCTCAACAAGCTTAAACAAGAAATCTGCCGGTGGCTCAACCCCCTCGGCTCCATCTGA
- a CDS encoding helix-turn-helix domain-containing protein — protein MNNELLESLMKQAGIASFRELAKNAGVSQWQIKQLRGGKIGQMRVENLQKIAKALQMSVGELLTVFEMSEPVKSIAVGEWESEYKRLQEELGQQKSVLLQSFREETLQKIESWLLQWPTAAYAVQQKPDIPATRLLPLVRPVEQLLQEWGVEMIGPVGAEVEYDPHRHQLMEGSAEAGQRVKVRYQGYRQGEKLLYRAKVSVV, from the coding sequence ATGAATAATGAATTATTAGAAAGTTTGATGAAGCAGGCGGGAATTGCAAGTTTTAGGGAACTGGCAAAAAATGCTGGGGTTTCTCAGTGGCAAATTAAGCAACTGCGGGGGGGGAAAATAGGGCAAATGCGGGTGGAAAATTTACAGAAAATTGCTAAGGCGTTGCAGATGTCGGTGGGGGAATTGTTGACGGTGTTTGAAATGAGCGAGCCGGTAAAATCGATAGCGGTTGGGGAATGGGAAAGTGAATATAAACGTCTGCAAGAAGAGTTAGGGCAACAGAAAAGTGTTTTGTTGCAAAGTTTTCGGGAAGAAACGTTACAGAAAATTGAGTCTTGGTTGTTGCAATGGCCGACTGCGGCGTATGCGGTACAACAAAAACCGGATATTCCTGCAACTCGGTTGTTGCCGTTGGTGAGGCCGGTTGAGCAGTTGTTGCAGGAGTGGGGAGTGGAGATGATCGGGCCGGTGGGTGCAGAGGTGGAGTATGATCCTCACCGGCATCAATTAATGGAAGGTAGTGCGGAGGCTGGACAACGGGTAAAGGTGCGTTATCAGGGGTACCGGCAAGGGGAAAAGTTGCTTTATCGGGCGAAAGTGAGCGTGGTTTAG
- a CDS encoding Dps family protein: MKIDIGIEEKTRGEIAEGLSRLLADTYSLYLKTHNFHWNVTGPMFQTLHLMFETQYNELALAVDLIAERIRALGFPAPGTYSEFSRLSSIEETAGVPKAKEMIRLLVDGHETVARTARSLFSTVDKASDEPSADLLTQRLQVHEKTAWMLRSLLEE, translated from the coding sequence ATGAAAATTGACATCGGTATTGAAGAAAAAACTCGCGGTGAAATTGCCGAGGGGTTATCTCGCCTGCTGGCAGACACTTATTCGCTTTATTTGAAAACGCATAATTTCCACTGGAATGTCACCGGCCCGATGTTTCAAACGCTGCATTTGATGTTTGAAACTCAGTATAATGAGTTAGCTTTGGCAGTGGATTTGATTGCGGAACGAATTCGAGCTTTGGGCTTTCCGGCACCGGGCACTTATAGTGAATTTAGCCGCTTGAGTTCCATTGAAGAAACAGCGGGAGTGCCGAAAGCAAAAGAGATGATTCGCTTGTTGGTGGATGGTCACGAAACGGTTGCTCGCACGGCGCGTTCTCTGTTTTCGACGGTGGATAAGGCGAGTGATGAGCCTTCGGCAGATTTGTTAACTCAGCGTTTGCAAGTGCATGAAAAGACTGCTTGGATGTTGAGAAGTTTGTTAGAAGAATAA
- a CDS encoding sulfiredoxin: MKIENIPLNKIRRPLPRKNDQAKVAALMESIKEIGVQEPIDVLEVEGEYYGFSGCHRYEASQRLGLETIPCKVRKAPRSVLKMHLA; the protein is encoded by the coding sequence ATGAAGATCGAAAATATCCCCTTGAATAAAATTCGCCGGCCTCTGCCACGCAAAAACGACCAGGCAAAGGTGGCTGCACTGATGGAGTCGATTAAAGAAATTGGTGTCCAAGAACCGATAGACGTTTTAGAAGTAGAGGGAGAATATTACGGCTTTTCTGGATGTCACCGCTATGAAGCCTCACAACGCCTGGGGCTCGAAACTATCCCCTGCAAAGTCCGTAAGGCACCGCGTTCGGTATTAAAAATGCACTTAGCCTAA